Part of the Patescibacteria group bacterium genome, TTTTCTGATTGTTAGTAAAAATATGTTTCTTTATCAAATTTACTGGCACAGATTTTATATTGAAGTTCGGACAGAATTCAAAAAAAGGTTTTAAGCCAGCTTTTAAAAGCGCCCCCAGTCCCCGCTTTTAAAAGCCAAAATTCCTTTGCGGGCAAAGCCCGACTTTAGGCGATTTCAAGTTTTTCCGCGGGCGAAAGCCCGCTCCGCACGTTCGTGCGGTTTGGCGGCAAATTCTTTTTGTTATTAGAAGCTAATGCTAAATATTAAAGGCTGGCTGTGCTATAACACAATAATCCAAATCTTCTTTAATGTCAACTTTTTTAAATATTTTTTCCGTTACCTTATTATCCTTTTTGGCTGTGCCATATTTAATATGATATTCAATATTTCTCTCATCACAAAAATCAACTACAGTATTAGCGCAATCATTATAAAATTCTTTATTATCCTGGTATTCTGAAACTTTTACATTGTAATTTAACTTTCCAAAGACTATCTTATCAACAAAATCCAGCTTATTTAAAATTTGTTCCAAGCTTTGCGGCACTAAATTTGGCGTCGGATATGGCTCCATGCTAACCCAAGTTTTTAGGCCTTTTTCGTGCAAATATTTTAATGATTCAATTCTTTTATTGTAAGGCGCCGCTCCGGGCTCAAAGGTATCTTTAAATTTTTTATCCAATGAAACTAGGGTTATGGCATATTCG contains:
- a CDS encoding radical SAM protein; this encodes MQKIQRKSLLYKSSVEYADYCINHAEGCSHGCRFPCYAMNMKKRCGVIKDYKDWIKPKIVSNALEILDKEIPRLKNKIKVVHLCFTTDPFMFNQPEISSLTLKIIEKLNSNGIRCTVLTKGIFPKELADKKKYSINNEYAITLVSLDKKFKDTFEPGAAPYNKRIESLKYLHEKGLKTWVSMEPYPTPNLVPQSLEQILNKLDFVDKIVFGKLNYNVKVSEYQDNKEFYNDCANTVVDFCDERNIEYHIKYGTAKKDNKVTEKIFKKVDIKEDLDYCVIAQPAFNI